Proteins from a genomic interval of Pseudomonas versuta:
- the ccoM gene encoding cytochrome c oxidase subunit CcoM yields MFLDNVVIAGVFTVGLMVLFFAGLGIFIWKDSQKRK; encoded by the coding sequence ATGTTTCTCGATAATGTGGTTATCGCCGGAGTATTTACCGTCGGTCTCATGGTGCTGTTTTTCGCGGGTCTGGGCATTTTTATCTGGAAAGACTCCCAAAAGCGCAAATAG
- a CDS encoding inorganic phosphate transporter translates to MIDLLSGLDAWVLISLFFALAFVLAFEFINGFHDTANAVATVIYTKAMPPHLAVFFSGVFNFLGVLLGGVGVAYAIVHLLPVELLVNVNTGHGLAMVFSLLAAAITWNLGTWYFGIPASSSHTLIGSILGVGLANALINGIPVSDGVNWQKAIDIGASLIFSPIAGFVIAGLLLVGLKWWRPDSKMHKTPEQRRKLDDKKHPPFWNRLVLVISAMTVSFVHGSNDGQKGIGLIMLVLIGIVPSAFVLDLNSTTYQIERTRDATLHLSQFYQRNNASLSEFLALGKSVKDDLPDQFSCNPQQTEPTIAALLSSLKGVADYHSIPAEKRIEIRRYLLCLDDTAKKVSKLPALDAREKADLEKLRKDLTATTEYAPFWVILAVALALGLGTMVGWKRVVKTIGEKIGKQGMTYAQGMAAQITTTFAIGLANIFALPVSTTHILSSGVAGTMVANKSGLQSSTIKTILMAWVLTLPATIALSAGLFWLASKALA, encoded by the coding sequence ATGATCGATCTATTAAGCGGATTGGACGCCTGGGTTCTTATCAGCCTCTTCTTCGCCCTAGCCTTTGTTCTCGCGTTTGAGTTCATAAACGGCTTTCATGACACCGCGAATGCGGTAGCAACAGTCATCTACACCAAAGCCATGCCGCCTCATCTGGCGGTGTTCTTTTCCGGTGTGTTCAATTTTCTCGGCGTTCTGCTGGGCGGGGTCGGTGTGGCATATGCCATCGTCCACCTGCTACCGGTAGAGCTTCTGGTCAATGTAAACACCGGACATGGCCTGGCCATGGTGTTCTCGCTGCTTGCTGCTGCCATCACCTGGAACCTGGGTACCTGGTATTTCGGGATTCCCGCGTCGAGTTCCCACACCCTGATCGGCTCTATCCTCGGTGTCGGACTGGCCAATGCCCTGATCAACGGAATTCCGGTGAGCGACGGCGTTAACTGGCAGAAGGCCATTGATATTGGCGCCTCGCTGATATTCTCGCCTATTGCCGGCTTCGTGATTGCGGGGCTGTTGCTGGTTGGCCTGAAGTGGTGGCGCCCTGACTCCAAGATGCACAAGACGCCGGAGCAGCGCCGCAAACTGGACGACAAAAAACACCCGCCGTTCTGGAACCGTCTGGTTCTGGTGATCTCGGCCATGACGGTGAGCTTCGTTCACGGCTCCAACGATGGCCAGAAAGGCATCGGCCTGATCATGCTGGTTCTGATCGGCATCGTGCCAAGTGCGTTCGTTCTGGACCTCAACAGCACCACTTACCAGATCGAACGGACTCGTGATGCAACCCTGCACCTGAGCCAGTTCTATCAGCGTAACAACGCCTCCCTGAGCGAGTTCCTGGCGCTGGGCAAAAGCGTAAAAGATGACTTGCCGGATCAGTTCAGCTGCAACCCGCAGCAAACCGAGCCGACCATCGCGGCACTGCTCAGCTCGCTTAAAGGTGTAGCGGACTACCACTCGATCCCGGCTGAAAAGCGCATCGAGATCCGTCGCTACCTGCTTTGCCTGGACGACACGGCGAAGAAAGTCAGCAAATTGCCAGCACTTGATGCCCGTGAAAAAGCGGACCTCGAAAAACTGCGCAAAGACCTGACCGCCACCACTGAATACGCGCCGTTCTGGGTGATTCTGGCGGTTGCCCTGGCTCTGGGGCTGGGCACCATGGTTGGCTGGAAACGCGTGGTGAAAACCATCGGCGAGAAGATCGGCAAGCAAGGCATGACCTATGCACAAGGCATGGCAGCCCAGATCACAACGACCTTTGCCATTGGTCTGGCCAACATCTTCGCCCTGCCCGTATCGACGACACACATCCTGTCGTCGGGTGTTGCAGGCACCATGGTCGCCAACAAGAGCGGCCTGCAAAGCAGTACGATCAAAACGATCCTGATGGCGTGGGTGCTGACCTTACCGGCCACCATCGCACTGTCTGCGGGGCTGTTCTGGCTGGCTTCCAAAGCTCTCGCCTGA